The Pseudofrankia inefficax genome window below encodes:
- a CDS encoding acyl-CoA dehydrogenase family protein: MFTQTPDQALLETTTEQYLAATYPAARIRELSRRESTFDAAEWKQGAELGWTALLVPEGSGGGSISGNGLADLLPVAFQFGRHAAPGPLIGTNVVAAALGRWGSTDRHGAPLSELLDGDATAAWAPVPRRHRAGPSNTPVRAVRSGDGFVLDGTVPRVEAGAPTGCLLVTALVDDAPSHFLVPLDAPGVQVSQLRGLDLVRRYSAVTFQEVTVAASAQVDGAVDDEVLLDLTAVLQAGEIVGAMERAFAITLQWTRDRYSFGRPLGSYQEIKHRMADLRTQLEASAAVTEKAARRVGEGAPDASTWASAARAHAGRVGPELIQDCVQLHGGIGVTFEHDLHLYLRRATVDAQLFGTPGAFTDRVVRLAEAALEGAK; the protein is encoded by the coding sequence ATGTTCACCCAGACGCCAGACCAGGCACTCTTAGAGACCACGACCGAGCAGTACCTCGCCGCCACCTACCCCGCGGCTCGCATACGTGAGCTGTCCCGGCGGGAGTCGACCTTCGACGCCGCCGAGTGGAAGCAGGGCGCCGAGCTCGGCTGGACGGCGCTGCTCGTGCCGGAGGGCTCCGGCGGTGGCTCGATCAGCGGCAACGGGCTCGCGGACCTTCTCCCCGTCGCCTTCCAGTTCGGTCGCCACGCCGCGCCCGGCCCGCTGATCGGGACCAACGTCGTCGCGGCGGCGCTGGGCCGGTGGGGTTCGACCGACCGGCACGGCGCGCCCCTGTCCGAGCTGCTCGACGGTGACGCCACAGCCGCCTGGGCTCCCGTCCCGCGGCGGCACCGGGCCGGCCCCAGCAACACGCCAGTGCGAGCGGTGCGGTCGGGCGACGGCTTCGTCCTCGACGGGACGGTGCCCCGGGTCGAGGCCGGAGCGCCGACCGGCTGTCTCCTGGTCACCGCGCTGGTCGACGACGCACCGTCGCACTTCCTCGTCCCGCTCGACGCCCCCGGGGTCCAGGTCTCCCAACTGCGCGGCCTCGACCTCGTCCGGCGCTACAGCGCGGTCACCTTCCAGGAGGTGACCGTGGCGGCGAGCGCCCAGGTCGACGGCGCCGTCGACGACGAGGTCCTGCTCGACCTGACGGCCGTCCTGCAGGCCGGGGAGATCGTCGGGGCGATGGAACGCGCGTTCGCCATCACCCTTCAGTGGACGCGGGACCGGTACTCGTTCGGCCGCCCGCTCGGGTCCTACCAGGAGATCAAGCACCGGATGGCCGACCTGCGCACCCAGCTGGAGGCGAGCGCCGCGGTCACCGAGAAGGCCGCGCGCCGCGTCGGCGAGGGGGCGCCCGACGCCAGCACCTGGGCGAGCGCGGCCAGGGCGCACGCCGGGCGGGTCGGCCCCGAGCTGATCCAGGACTGCGTCCAGCTGCACGGCGGCATCGGCGTGACCTTCGAGCATGACCTGCACCTCTACCTGCGCCGGGCCACCGTCGACGCCCAGCTGTTCGGCACTCCGGGCGCCTTCACCGACCGCGTCGTACGGCTGGCCGAGGCCGCCCTGGAGGGTGCGAAGTGA
- a CDS encoding acyl-CoA dehydrogenase family protein encodes MSDTVIDVDAFAARARAWLAENLPPADLTRDTFFLYAATHPSDEEVLARAATCRELQRRLFDGGFAGICVPREYGGQGLTPAHQAAFNREIKGYDYPAEIQASTFIPCMAVLLEFGTEEQKLRHIPRMLRGEEIWVQLLSEPGGGSDAAGAVTTATRDGDGWVLNGSKIWTTAGWWGDWALCLARTNWDVEKHRGLTVFSLPMTAPGLQIRQIELVNGSTDFCQEFLTDVVVPDADRIGDVDAGWTVMTRWLYHERTISGGSPYVTGGGNRPNDGPYEPAAMIEAARDLGTIEDSATRALIGEAQTSALVLRALVESVTRKMATGVLPHHAAAMPRLFGGTANARRAALATELYGEAGVVWEPDDESSAQVGLGFVIRQAACIGGGTTEMARNVIAERLLGMPREHRADTDAFRDVPRGP; translated from the coding sequence GTGAGCGACACCGTGATCGACGTCGACGCGTTCGCGGCGCGGGCCCGGGCCTGGCTGGCCGAGAACCTGCCGCCGGCCGACCTCACCAGGGACACCTTCTTCCTCTACGCCGCCACCCACCCGAGCGACGAGGAGGTGCTGGCCCGGGCCGCGACGTGCCGCGAGCTGCAGCGCCGGCTCTTCGACGGCGGGTTCGCGGGCATCTGCGTGCCGCGCGAGTACGGCGGCCAGGGGCTGACCCCGGCGCACCAGGCCGCGTTCAACCGGGAGATCAAGGGCTACGACTACCCGGCCGAGATCCAGGCGTCGACGTTCATCCCCTGCATGGCCGTGCTGCTGGAGTTCGGGACCGAGGAGCAGAAGCTGCGCCACATCCCGCGGATGCTGCGCGGCGAGGAGATCTGGGTCCAGCTGCTGTCCGAGCCAGGCGGCGGCTCGGACGCCGCCGGCGCGGTCACCACCGCGACCCGGGACGGCGACGGCTGGGTGCTGAACGGCTCGAAGATCTGGACCACGGCCGGCTGGTGGGGCGACTGGGCGCTCTGCCTGGCGCGGACGAACTGGGACGTCGAGAAGCACCGCGGCCTGACCGTGTTCAGCCTGCCGATGACCGCGCCCGGCCTGCAGATCCGCCAGATCGAGCTGGTGAACGGCTCGACGGACTTCTGCCAGGAGTTCCTGACCGACGTGGTGGTGCCCGACGCCGACCGGATCGGGGACGTCGACGCCGGCTGGACCGTCATGACCCGCTGGCTCTACCACGAGCGGACGATCTCCGGCGGCTCCCCCTACGTGACCGGGGGCGGGAACCGGCCGAACGACGGCCCCTACGAGCCGGCCGCCATGATCGAGGCCGCCCGCGACCTCGGGACGATCGAGGACAGCGCCACCCGGGCCCTCATCGGCGAGGCCCAGACGAGCGCGCTGGTCCTGCGGGCCCTGGTCGAGTCGGTCACCCGCAAGATGGCCACCGGGGTGCTCCCCCACCACGCCGCCGCGATGCCCCGGCTGTTCGGCGGGACGGCGAACGCCCGGCGCGCGGCGCTCGCCACCGAGCTGTACGGCGAGGCAGGCGTGGTCTGGGAGCCCGACGACGAGAGCTCCGCCCAGGTCGGCCTCGGCTTCGTGATCCGCCAGGCCGCGTGCATCGGCGGCGGCACGACCGAGATGGCCCGCAACGTCATCGCCGAACGGCTGCTCGGGATGCCCCGCGAGCACCGCGCCGACACCGACGCCTTCCGGGACGTGCCCCGCGGGCCGTAG
- a CDS encoding SDR family NAD(P)-dependent oxidoreductase — protein MVENSFQSSYGPWALVAGASMGIGAALSHEAARRGLHVVLLARGKDQLEATAAEVAAQHGVEVRTIAADLASPDIGTVVADATKDLDIGLFVYNAAVGPNSRFVDGDLDLHLLSVDVNCRTPVILCHHFGRRLIDRGRGGIVMISSMGGTQGAVNFSTYNAGKGFQWILTESLWTELADNGVDAVNVFVGATSSPNYNSFQETLDPELCNRLDTDDPLDRARSRLLRPSTPQEVATASYDGLGHGPVAYTHPDDAFVSQRCFALPRAEATGVWRALQETSTRRPDKVAR, from the coding sequence ATGGTGGAGAACAGTTTCCAGAGTTCCTATGGGCCGTGGGCCCTGGTGGCCGGCGCGTCGATGGGAATCGGTGCCGCGCTGTCGCATGAGGCGGCCCGCCGCGGCTTACACGTGGTTCTGCTCGCTCGCGGCAAGGACCAGCTGGAGGCGACGGCGGCCGAGGTCGCCGCCCAGCATGGCGTCGAGGTGCGGACGATCGCCGCCGACCTGGCGTCGCCCGACATCGGCACCGTGGTGGCCGACGCGACGAAGGACCTCGACATCGGCCTGTTCGTCTACAACGCCGCGGTGGGGCCGAACAGCCGCTTCGTCGACGGTGACCTCGACCTGCACCTGCTCAGCGTCGACGTCAACTGCCGCACCCCGGTGATCCTGTGCCACCACTTCGGCCGCAGGCTGATCGACCGCGGCCGCGGCGGCATCGTGATGATCAGCTCGATGGGCGGCACCCAGGGCGCGGTCAACTTCAGCACGTACAACGCCGGCAAGGGCTTCCAGTGGATTCTCACCGAGTCGCTGTGGACGGAGCTCGCCGACAACGGTGTCGACGCGGTCAACGTGTTCGTCGGCGCGACGTCGTCGCCGAACTACAACTCCTTTCAGGAGACGCTCGACCCAGAGCTGTGCAACCGCCTCGACACGGACGACCCGCTCGACCGGGCCCGCTCACGGCTCCTGCGACCCAGCACGCCGCAGGAGGTCGCGACCGCGTCCTATGACGGCCTCGGCCACGGACCGGTTGCCTACACCCATCCCGACGACGCGTTCGTCTCCCAGCGGTGCTTCGCGCTACCCCGGGCCGAGGCGACCGGCGTGTGGCGGGCCCTGCAGGAGACCTCGACCCGCCGGCCCGACAAGGTCGCCCGGTGA
- a CDS encoding acyl-CoA dehydrogenase family protein, whose translation MDLTYSEADERFRAQLRSWLEQAVPAHGAPPPPGDWPARRAYDTAWQRKLFDAGYAGLHWPKAFGGQGVAVSQQLVYLEEYARAGAPYISVNFVGMMHAGPTLIAEGTDEQRAFHLPRILRGDDVWCQGFSEPDAGSDLASLRTRAVRDGDEYVIHGQKIWSTRAHVADYCELLVRTDPEARKHRGISWLILDMHQPGVEVRPMRTIDGESHFCEVFLDGARAPVTNRVGAENDGWRVTNVTLRFERGTAFAQHVITMRSQLRALVEVARTTPTGPGGQTAWDDSGLRKQVGRLEASVEALWRLTQLGIAEAERTGLPAPTGSAVKLRFSELAQEITELTLRVLGRPVLGGAPGRAREAARDYLWSLQYTIAAGTSQIQRNLVAERILGMPRSA comes from the coding sequence ATGGACCTCACCTACAGCGAGGCCGACGAGCGGTTCCGCGCCCAGCTGCGGTCCTGGCTGGAGCAGGCGGTCCCGGCGCACGGCGCGCCCCCGCCGCCCGGGGACTGGCCGGCGCGGCGGGCCTACGACACGGCCTGGCAGCGCAAGCTGTTCGACGCCGGCTACGCGGGCCTGCACTGGCCGAAGGCATTCGGGGGCCAGGGCGTGGCGGTCAGCCAGCAGCTGGTGTACCTGGAGGAGTACGCACGGGCGGGCGCGCCCTATATCAGCGTCAACTTCGTCGGGATGATGCACGCCGGCCCGACCCTCATCGCCGAGGGCACCGACGAGCAGCGGGCCTTCCACCTGCCGCGAATCCTGCGCGGCGACGACGTCTGGTGCCAGGGCTTCTCCGAGCCCGACGCCGGCTCGGACCTGGCCTCGCTGCGGACCAGGGCCGTGCGCGACGGCGACGAGTACGTCATCCACGGCCAGAAGATCTGGTCGACGCGGGCCCACGTCGCGGACTACTGCGAACTGCTGGTCCGCACCGACCCGGAGGCGCGCAAGCACCGGGGGATCAGCTGGCTGATCCTCGACATGCACCAGCCCGGCGTCGAGGTCCGCCCGATGCGCACGATCGACGGCGAGAGCCACTTCTGCGAGGTCTTCCTCGACGGCGCCCGGGCCCCGGTCACCAACCGGGTCGGGGCGGAGAACGACGGCTGGCGGGTCACGAACGTGACGCTGCGGTTCGAGCGTGGTACGGCGTTCGCCCAGCACGTCATCACGATGCGGTCCCAGCTCCGGGCCCTGGTCGAGGTCGCCCGCACGACGCCGACCGGCCCCGGTGGGCAGACGGCCTGGGACGACTCGGGGCTGCGCAAGCAGGTCGGCCGGCTGGAGGCGAGCGTCGAGGCGTTGTGGCGCCTCACCCAGCTGGGCATCGCCGAGGCCGAGCGGACGGGCCTGCCGGCGCCGACGGGCTCGGCGGTGAAGCTGCGGTTCAGCGAGCTGGCCCAGGAGATCACCGAGCTGACCCTGCGGGTGCTCGGCCGCCCGGTCCTGGGCGGCGCCCCGGGCCGGGCCCGGGAGGCGGCCCGCGACTACCTCTGGTCGCTGCAGTACACGATCGCTGCCGGCACCTCCCAGATCCAGCGCAACCTCGTCGCCGAACGCATCCTCGGCATGCCCCGCAGCGCCTGA
- a CDS encoding class I adenylate-forming enzyme family protein, whose protein sequence is MAVDRGPGLAPVYRDDPRLAPLVGPGAPFELEDVVLDGVALRDFVRAPRTIVDVFELGAAHEALVNIVYEDERLTFADVRGRARSLARELRSAFGVRRGDRVGIAMRNLPEFVIGFWGAALAGAVVVPLNSWWAGGELTYALRDAGVAVLFADGDRCDSIRAAGRPEGLGLIGVRTGAGDVAFDELTSGPPLADDEVARLDRDDPITLLYTSGTTGRPKGALNTNRGMTANLWNMAFASVREAIVAGRPPAPARQSSTISTGPLFHIGGIAAIVGAPLGGAKMVLMHRWDVREWARLAVAEAVTTLGGVPAVARQILEYPGVGDLGLDVRMFPIGGAAVPPDLVALATEVFGPEVALLNGYGLTETTSAVVTNVGVEFAAHPDSVGRPNLTADVRTVDADGTPLPPGDTGELCFRSPQVARGYWNDEAATRASFQDGWFRSGDLGYVDADGFVHVVDRLKDVVIRGGENVYCAEVEAVLHEHPDVAEAAVVGLDDRSLGERVCAVVVPRPGTKPTLASLREFARDRLAAFKCPEALVLLPELPTTATGKVAKTALRAQVADAVPERTW, encoded by the coding sequence ATGGCGGTTGACCGAGGTCCCGGCCTCGCGCCGGTGTACCGCGACGACCCCCGCCTCGCGCCGCTCGTCGGCCCGGGAGCGCCGTTCGAGCTTGAGGACGTCGTGCTCGACGGCGTCGCGCTGCGGGACTTCGTGCGCGCGCCGCGCACCATCGTCGACGTCTTCGAGCTGGGCGCCGCGCACGAGGCGCTCGTCAACATCGTCTACGAGGACGAGCGGCTCACCTTCGCCGACGTGCGCGGCCGGGCTCGTAGCCTGGCCCGCGAGCTGCGGTCGGCCTTCGGCGTCCGGCGGGGTGACCGGGTCGGCATCGCCATGCGCAACCTGCCGGAGTTCGTGATCGGTTTCTGGGGGGCCGCGCTGGCCGGAGCGGTCGTGGTGCCGCTGAACTCGTGGTGGGCGGGCGGCGAGCTCACGTACGCGTTACGCGACGCCGGCGTCGCGGTCCTGTTCGCCGACGGCGACCGGTGTGACAGCATCCGCGCGGCCGGCCGGCCCGAGGGCCTCGGGCTGATCGGGGTGCGCACGGGCGCCGGCGACGTCGCCTTCGACGAGCTGACGTCCGGGCCGCCACTGGCGGACGACGAGGTCGCCCGGCTCGACCGGGACGACCCGATCACGCTCCTGTACACGTCCGGGACGACCGGTCGGCCCAAGGGAGCGCTCAACACCAACCGCGGCATGACGGCCAACCTGTGGAACATGGCCTTCGCCTCCGTCCGGGAGGCGATCGTCGCCGGGCGGCCGCCGGCGCCGGCCCGCCAGTCCTCGACGATCTCGACCGGGCCGCTGTTCCACATCGGCGGGATCGCGGCCATCGTCGGCGCTCCGCTCGGCGGCGCGAAGATGGTGCTGATGCACCGGTGGGACGTCCGCGAATGGGCGCGCCTCGCGGTCGCGGAGGCGGTCACGACGCTCGGCGGTGTCCCGGCCGTGGCGCGCCAGATCCTCGAATACCCCGGAGTCGGCGACCTCGGCCTGGACGTACGGATGTTCCCCATCGGCGGCGCGGCCGTACCCCCCGACCTGGTGGCGCTCGCGACCGAGGTGTTCGGCCCCGAGGTCGCCCTGCTGAACGGTTACGGCCTGACCGAGACCACCTCCGCGGTGGTGACGAACGTCGGCGTCGAGTTCGCGGCGCATCCCGACAGCGTGGGTCGGCCCAACCTGACCGCCGACGTCAGGACCGTCGACGCCGACGGCACGCCGCTGCCGCCCGGCGACACCGGCGAGCTCTGCTTCCGCTCGCCGCAGGTCGCCCGTGGCTACTGGAACGACGAGGCCGCGACGCGGGCGTCCTTCCAGGACGGCTGGTTCCGCTCGGGCGACCTCGGCTACGTCGACGCCGACGGCTTCGTCCACGTCGTCGACCGGCTGAAGGACGTCGTCATCCGCGGCGGCGAGAACGTCTACTGCGCCGAGGTGGAGGCCGTCCTGCACGAGCACCCGGACGTCGCCGAGGCCGCGGTGGTCGGGCTCGACGACCGGAGCCTGGGCGAGCGGGTCTGTGCCGTCGTGGTCCCCCGGCCCGGTACCAAGCCGACCCTGGCGAGCCTGCGGGAGTTCGCCCGGGACCGCCTCGCCGCGTTCAAGTGCCCGGAGGCACTGGTGCTGCTGCCCGAGCTCCCCACCACCGCCACCGGCAAGGTCGCCAAGACCGCCCTGCGCGCCCAGGTCGCTGACGCCGTTCCCGAACGGACCTGGTGA
- a CDS encoding cytochrome P450 yields the protein MTDLYWDPIAPELRDDPYPLWRRLRDEAPVYRNDRLGFYALSRFDDIELAHRDAETFSSSHGTTLETMAPDPYDTAMIIWLDAPKHTTLRKLVSRAFTVRRVTMLEERIHEICAQLLDPQVGSGGFDYVQDFAAILPPTVISILLGVPGSEREELRHIVDNVFHMEEGVGMNNETSLAALGELGQRLGAHFADRRTHPRDDVFTDLVNAEVADEVTGEPRRLTDEELASFAILLFSAGSETVARHLGWAASALDEYPDQRAELVRDPGLIPGAIEEILRYEPPSPVNARWTTRDVTLPGGTIPANSRVILITGSAGRDERRYADPDRLDVHRKLDLHMTFGYGVHFCLGAALARREARIGLAETLLRWPQWSVDRARTDMLYTSTVRGPLRLPIRV from the coding sequence ATGACTGATCTCTACTGGGATCCGATCGCCCCCGAACTGCGCGACGACCCGTATCCGCTCTGGCGGCGCTTACGCGACGAGGCGCCCGTCTACCGCAACGACCGCCTCGGCTTCTACGCGCTGTCCCGCTTCGACGACATCGAGCTGGCCCACCGCGACGCCGAGACGTTCAGCTCCAGCCACGGCACCACCCTCGAGACGATGGCGCCGGATCCCTACGACACGGCGATGATCATCTGGCTCGACGCGCCGAAACACACGACGCTGCGCAAACTCGTGTCCCGCGCGTTCACCGTCCGGCGGGTCACGATGCTGGAGGAGCGCATCCACGAGATCTGCGCGCAGCTGCTCGACCCCCAGGTCGGCTCGGGCGGTTTCGACTACGTCCAGGATTTCGCCGCGATCCTGCCGCCCACGGTCATCTCGATCCTGCTCGGTGTTCCCGGCAGTGAGCGCGAAGAACTGCGCCACATCGTCGACAACGTCTTCCACATGGAAGAAGGCGTCGGCATGAACAACGAGACGTCGCTGGCCGCGCTGGGCGAGCTCGGGCAGCGCCTCGGCGCCCATTTCGCCGACCGGCGCACGCATCCCCGCGACGACGTGTTCACCGACCTGGTCAACGCCGAGGTCGCCGACGAGGTGACCGGTGAGCCACGGCGGCTCACCGACGAGGAACTGGCCAGCTTCGCGATCCTGTTGTTCAGCGCCGGGAGCGAGACCGTCGCCCGCCACCTCGGCTGGGCCGCGAGCGCGCTCGACGAGTACCCCGACCAGCGGGCCGAACTGGTGCGGGACCCCGGGCTGATCCCGGGCGCGATCGAGGAGATCCTGCGCTACGAGCCGCCGTCCCCGGTGAACGCCCGGTGGACGACCCGCGACGTGACCCTGCCGGGCGGGACGATCCCGGCGAACTCCCGCGTCATCCTCATCACCGGCTCGGCCGGCCGGGACGAGCGCAGGTACGCCGACCCGGACCGGCTCGACGTCCACCGCAAGCTCGACCTGCACATGACGTTCGGCTACGGCGTCCACTTCTGCCTCGGGGCGGCGCTGGCCCGGCGCGAGGCCCGGATCGGCCTGGCCGAGACGCTGCTGCGCTGGCCGCAGTGGTCGGTCGACCGCGCCCGCACCGACATGCTCTACACCAGCACGGTGCGAGGCCCGCTGCGTCTGCCGATCCGGGTCTGA
- a CDS encoding class I adenylate-forming enzyme family protein translates to MTPTPVGPSALSGRIAATLALDARGPFLEFHGQWRTWGQLAATADAVAAQVPAPGTRVGVLLRNQPAHVGLLVGLLRAGACVVTINPSRGVDRVRADLAGLGLPILAGTPQDVATFADDGGPRLVLTTTDLGEPVTASGELPADLGAARPQVAVEMLTSGTTGPPKRIPLGYEMLTRGLVGAKHYESSRDDTPRLRSGVAIVNAPLVHMGGLFRILQCLYDGRALCLLERFAVDDWADAVRRHKPRTVSLVPTALRMVLEADLDPAVFATVRSAISGTAPLSPDDADAFEAKYGVPVLVSYAATEFGGGVAGWNLADHQAHWSAKRGSVGRAHAGVELRVVDAEDFAPLPPDSEGLLEVRAHQFGDGADWVRTTDLARLDADGFLWILGRADQAIIRGGFKIRPEDVRTVLERDPRVRGAAVVGRPDPRLGAVPVAAVELRTPVDDVEATKVVEDLRAGAARVLAGYELPTEIRVLDALPRTPSGKVDLGAVKELLATPVTDQET, encoded by the coding sequence GTGACCCCGACCCCCGTCGGGCCGAGCGCGCTGTCCGGCCGGATCGCCGCCACGCTGGCCCTCGACGCCCGCGGGCCGTTCCTGGAGTTCCACGGCCAGTGGCGTACCTGGGGCCAGCTGGCGGCTACCGCCGACGCGGTCGCCGCCCAGGTACCCGCCCCGGGCACCCGGGTCGGGGTCCTGCTGCGCAACCAGCCCGCCCACGTCGGCCTGCTGGTGGGGCTGCTGCGCGCCGGCGCCTGCGTCGTGACGATCAACCCGAGCCGGGGTGTCGACCGGGTCCGGGCCGACCTCGCCGGCCTCGGTTTGCCGATTCTCGCGGGCACGCCGCAGGACGTCGCCACCTTCGCCGACGACGGCGGCCCGCGGCTCGTGCTGACGACGACCGATCTGGGCGAGCCGGTCACCGCCTCCGGCGAGCTGCCCGCCGACCTCGGGGCGGCCCGGCCGCAGGTCGCCGTCGAGATGCTGACCAGCGGCACCACGGGGCCGCCGAAGCGGATCCCGCTCGGCTACGAGATGCTCACCCGCGGCCTGGTCGGGGCCAAGCACTACGAGTCCAGCCGGGACGACACGCCCCGGCTGCGCTCCGGGGTCGCGATCGTCAACGCGCCGCTGGTGCACATGGGCGGGCTGTTCCGGATCCTGCAGTGCCTCTACGACGGCCGGGCCCTGTGCCTGCTGGAGCGGTTCGCCGTCGACGACTGGGCCGACGCGGTGCGCCGGCACAAGCCCCGCACGGTCAGCCTCGTCCCCACGGCGCTGCGGATGGTGCTGGAGGCCGACCTCGACCCGGCCGTGTTCGCCACGGTCCGTTCGGCGATCTCCGGCACGGCCCCGCTGTCGCCGGACGACGCGGACGCGTTCGAGGCGAAGTACGGCGTGCCGGTCCTCGTGTCCTACGCGGCCACCGAGTTCGGCGGCGGCGTCGCGGGCTGGAACCTCGCCGACCACCAGGCGCACTGGTCGGCCAAGCGTGGCAGCGTCGGGCGGGCGCACGCCGGGGTCGAGCTGCGCGTCGTCGACGCGGAGGACTTCGCCCCGCTGCCGCCGGACAGCGAGGGCCTGCTGGAGGTCCGGGCCCACCAGTTCGGCGACGGAGCGGACTGGGTCCGGACCACGGACCTCGCGCGCCTGGACGCCGACGGGTTCCTGTGGATCCTCGGCCGGGCCGACCAGGCGATCATCCGCGGCGGCTTCAAGATCCGCCCGGAGGACGTCCGGACCGTGCTGGAACGCGATCCCCGGGTGCGCGGCGCCGCCGTCGTGGGCCGGCCCGACCCGCGGCTGGGCGCCGTGCCGGTCGCGGCCGTCGAGCTGCGGACGCCCGTCGACGACGTCGAGGCGACGAAGGTGGTCGAGGACCTGCGGGCCGGCGCCGCCCGGGTGCTGGCCGGCTACGAGCTGCCGACCGAGATCCGCGTCCTGGACGCGCTCCCGCGCACCCCGTCGGGGAAGGTCGATCTCGGCGCCGTCAAGGAACTGCTCGCCACACCTGTCACCGACCAGGAGACCTGA
- a CDS encoding amidohydrolase family protein, with protein sequence MDCLVNVDFGDNKQPDWMVRVKEDYFKGGDSFFKSPELNELVDDMDANGVEKAILIAKVGRTDGRAFQFAEARPDRFSLALGGFNLLRPMPTVRTLESYVRDYPVVCTNVGPSFWGDGMYPPTDPVYFPLYTKCCELELPLCVNTGIPGPPLPAEPQNPIHLDRVCYRFPELKLCMIHGADPWWDTAIRLMIKYKNLRLMTSAWSPKRLPASLLHFMATRGKERVIFASDYPVLSFQRTLTEAAALDLTDEVRDNWLYANADAFFFGGKAAT encoded by the coding sequence ATGGACTGTCTGGTGAACGTCGACTTCGGTGACAACAAGCAGCCGGACTGGATGGTCCGCGTCAAGGAGGACTACTTCAAGGGCGGCGACTCGTTCTTCAAGAGCCCGGAACTGAACGAGCTGGTCGACGACATGGACGCGAACGGCGTCGAGAAGGCGATCCTGATCGCGAAGGTCGGCAGGACCGACGGGCGGGCGTTCCAGTTCGCCGAGGCCCGCCCGGACCGTTTCTCCCTCGCGCTCGGTGGGTTCAACCTGCTGCGCCCGATGCCGACGGTCCGCACGCTGGAGTCGTATGTCCGTGACTACCCGGTCGTGTGCACGAACGTCGGCCCGAGCTTCTGGGGCGACGGCATGTACCCGCCCACCGACCCGGTCTACTTCCCGCTTTACACGAAATGCTGCGAGCTTGAGCTGCCGCTGTGCGTGAACACCGGCATTCCCGGGCCGCCGCTGCCGGCCGAGCCGCAGAACCCGATCCACCTCGACCGGGTCTGCTACCGGTTCCCCGAGCTGAAGCTCTGCATGATCCACGGCGCCGACCCCTGGTGGGACACCGCGATCCGCCTGATGATCAAATACAAGAACCTGCGCCTGATGACGTCGGCCTGGTCGCCGAAGCGGCTGCCGGCCTCGCTGCTGCACTTCATGGCGACCCGCGGCAAGGAGCGCGTCATCTTCGCCTCCGACTACCCCGTGCTGTCCTTCCAGCGGACCCTGACCGAGGCCGCCGCGCTCGACCTGACCGACGAGGTCCGCGACAACTGGCTCTACGCGAACGCCGACGCCTTCTTCTTCGGCGGCAAGGCCGCGACCTGA
- a CDS encoding NAD(P)H-dependent amine dehydrogenase family protein has translation MSRRLRVVQWTTGKTGSAAVRGMVGHPVLDLVGCYAYSPDKVGRDVGELCGIDPIGITSTDDIDALLALQPDCVSYMAYRPNFDHLERILESGVNVVSTMYMMAGFGYGEQATHRLRDACLRGGSSLYASGIYPGHAPMVALAASAMCSRVERLSVLESLDISGYANEQMFRAQGFDLDPDDPAAREACEASCGSFKDQIPVLANALGLRLDGVGFRVEFATANQDTDLGYMTVKKGRIAGFKGTVSGDKDGRSLIECSFVWKLGEDMTPNWPVTHGYVIELDGVPGVRVRLEPQGDHLDGTVTTAMPAVNAIPLVCAAPPGIVNLMDLPLVRAAGQFRP, from the coding sequence GTGAGCCGGCGCCTCCGGGTGGTCCAGTGGACCACCGGCAAGACGGGCAGCGCCGCCGTGCGCGGCATGGTCGGCCACCCTGTGCTCGACCTGGTCGGCTGCTACGCCTACTCGCCGGACAAGGTCGGGCGGGACGTCGGTGAGCTGTGCGGGATCGACCCCATCGGCATCACCAGCACCGACGACATCGACGCGCTGCTCGCGCTCCAGCCCGACTGCGTCTCCTACATGGCGTACCGGCCGAACTTCGATCACCTCGAACGGATCCTCGAGTCGGGCGTGAACGTCGTGTCGACCATGTACATGATGGCCGGGTTCGGGTACGGCGAGCAGGCCACCCACCGGCTGCGCGACGCCTGCCTGCGGGGCGGCTCGTCGCTCTACGCCTCGGGCATCTACCCCGGCCACGCGCCGATGGTCGCCCTCGCCGCTAGCGCCATGTGCAGCCGCGTCGAGCGGCTCTCCGTCCTGGAGTCGCTCGACATCTCCGGCTACGCCAACGAGCAGATGTTCCGTGCCCAGGGCTTCGACCTCGATCCCGACGACCCGGCCGCCCGCGAGGCCTGCGAGGCGTCCTGCGGCTCGTTCAAGGACCAGATCCCGGTGCTCGCGAACGCCCTCGGCCTGCGGCTCGACGGCGTCGGCTTCCGGGTCGAGTTCGCCACCGCCAACCAGGACACCGACCTGGGCTACATGACGGTGAAGAAGGGCCGTATCGCCGGCTTCAAGGGCACCGTCTCCGGCGACAAGGACGGACGTTCGCTCATCGAGTGCAGCTTCGTCTGGAAGCTCGGCGAGGACATGACGCCCAACTGGCCGGTCACCCACGGCTACGTCATCGAGCTCGACGGCGTCCCCGGGGTGCGCGTCCGGCTGGAGCCCCAGGGCGACCACCTCGACGGCACCGTCACCACCGCGATGCCCGCCGTCAACGCCATCCCGCTGGTGTGCGCCGCACCCCCGGGCATCGTCAACCTGATGGACCTGCCCCTCGTCCGCGCCGCAGGCCAGTTCCGGCCCTGA